One genomic window of Microbacterium sp. BH-3-3-3 includes the following:
- a CDS encoding ABC-F family ATP-binding cassette domain-containing protein, with product MTATLVAQGLAGGHGHRTLFDGIDLTVAPGDVIGVVGANGAGKSTLLRLLAGVDEPQGGSITLAPADAFVGWLPQEHERVPGETVAQYIGRRTGSTEATREMDATAAALGDPDAVGADDAYATALERWLASGAADLDERMPVVLADLGLQVGPDAEMTGLSGGQAARVGLAALLLSRFDIALLDEPTNDLDLDGLERLETFVRGLRGGVVLVSHDREFLARSVTRVLELDLAQSSHRVYGGGYDAYLEERATVRRQAREKYEEYAETKADLVGRARTQREWSSQGVRNAMKKSPDNDKIRRKAAAESSEKQAQKVRQMESRIARLDEVEEPRKEWQLEFTIGSAPRSSSVVSTLSAAVFRQGDFTLGPVSLQVNAGERIGITGPNGAGKSTLLRGILGRQAPDEGSASLGASVEIGEIDQARSLFVGERPLAETFEGFVPELNAGEVRTLLAKFGLKADHVARPVDQLSPGERTRAGLALLQARGVNVLVLDEPTNHLDLPAIEQLEQAMESYTGTLLLVTHDRRMLAAVQTDRRWRVEAGVVTEL from the coding sequence ATGACCGCAACGCTCGTCGCACAGGGCCTCGCCGGAGGCCACGGACACCGCACCCTGTTCGACGGCATCGACCTCACCGTCGCCCCCGGGGACGTGATCGGGGTCGTCGGGGCCAACGGTGCGGGCAAGTCCACGCTGCTGCGTCTGCTCGCCGGCGTCGACGAGCCGCAGGGCGGGTCGATCACCCTCGCTCCGGCCGACGCCTTCGTCGGTTGGCTGCCGCAGGAGCACGAACGCGTGCCCGGCGAGACCGTCGCCCAGTACATCGGCCGCCGCACCGGGTCTACCGAGGCGACACGCGAGATGGACGCCACCGCGGCCGCGCTCGGAGATCCCGATGCGGTGGGGGCCGACGACGCCTACGCCACCGCACTCGAACGCTGGCTCGCCAGTGGCGCCGCCGATCTCGACGAGCGGATGCCGGTGGTCCTGGCCGACCTCGGCCTGCAGGTGGGACCGGATGCCGAGATGACCGGGCTCTCGGGAGGGCAGGCCGCGCGCGTGGGGCTCGCGGCGCTGCTGCTCTCGCGGTTCGACATCGCGCTGCTCGACGAACCCACCAACGATCTCGATCTCGACGGCCTCGAGCGACTGGAGACGTTCGTGAGGGGGCTGCGGGGCGGCGTGGTGCTCGTCAGCCACGATCGCGAGTTCCTCGCGCGCTCGGTTACGCGAGTGCTCGAGCTCGACCTGGCGCAGAGTTCCCACCGCGTGTACGGGGGCGGCTACGACGCCTACCTGGAGGAACGGGCGACGGTGCGCCGGCAGGCGCGCGAGAAGTACGAGGAGTACGCCGAGACGAAGGCCGACCTGGTCGGGCGGGCTCGCACCCAGCGCGAATGGTCGAGTCAGGGTGTGCGCAACGCGATGAAGAAGTCACCCGACAACGACAAGATCCGCCGCAAGGCCGCGGCCGAATCGAGCGAGAAGCAGGCGCAGAAGGTTCGACAGATGGAGAGCCGGATCGCGCGGCTCGACGAGGTCGAGGAGCCCCGCAAGGAATGGCAGCTCGAGTTCACGATCGGGTCGGCGCCACGGTCGAGCTCGGTCGTCTCTACGTTGTCCGCCGCGGTGTTCCGGCAGGGCGACTTCACCCTCGGCCCGGTGTCGCTGCAGGTCAACGCGGGCGAGCGCATCGGCATCACCGGCCCCAACGGTGCCGGCAAATCGACGTTGCTGCGCGGCATCCTGGGTCGTCAGGCGCCCGACGAGGGCTCGGCGAGCCTCGGCGCCAGCGTCGAGATCGGCGAGATCGACCAGGCGCGCTCGCTGTTCGTGGGGGAGCGCCCGCTCGCCGAGACCTTCGAGGGCTTCGTGCCCGAGCTCAACGCGGGCGAGGTGCGGACGCTGCTGGCGAAGTTCGGGCTCAAGGCCGATCACGTCGCCCGCCCCGTCGATCAGCTGTCGCCGGGGGAACGCACGCGCGCGGGGCTGGCCCTGCTGCAGGCCCGCGGCGTCAACGTGCTCGTGCTCGACGAGCCGACCAACCACCTCGACCTGCCCGCCATCGAGCAGCTCGAGCAGGCGATGGAGTCGTACACCGGCACGCTGCTGCTCGTCACGCACGACCGGCGCATGCTCGCCGCGGTGCAGACCGACCGGCGCTGGCGCGTCGAAGCCGGGGTCGTGACCGAGCTGTAG
- a CDS encoding LysR family transcriptional regulator — protein MKLEHLVRFTALAEELHFPRAAEKLRIPLASLYTTIDKLEEEVGQPLVSRTPPTQLTPAGQLLLTEARHRIADAPPAAPRQKAPGGGKAKASKGKGRAPIVKGEPKPYKKRQGR, from the coding sequence ATGAAGCTCGAGCACCTCGTCCGGTTCACCGCCCTCGCCGAGGAGCTGCACTTCCCCCGCGCGGCGGAGAAGCTCCGCATCCCCCTCGCCTCGCTGTACACGACGATCGACAAGCTCGAAGAAGAGGTGGGGCAGCCGCTCGTGTCGCGCACCCCGCCCACGCAGCTGACCCCCGCGGGCCAGTTGCTCCTCACCGAGGCCCGGCACCGCATCGCCGACGCGCCGCCCGCGGCTCCCCGCCAGAAGGCACCCGGCGGAGGCAAAGCCAAAGCGTCGAAGGGAAAGGGCCGCGCCCCCATCGTGAAGGGCGAGCCCAAGCCGTACAAGAAGCGCCAGGGCCGCTGA
- a CDS encoding GMC family oxidoreductase, producing the protein MNLEQMRTFTDDEIVDVVVIGTGAGGAPLTAELAGKGLSVVALEAGRHFSLDDLTPDETEAVEINWMSERLSGGDDPTAFGPNNSGRGVGGSMLHWGAFTPRPDRRDLKLRAESGQGRDWPVDPDELLAYVERVEGDIGVSGPTPYPWDPSRRYAYAPAKRNAPANLVAKGCDALGIRWADAPAAVLTRARLQDHHGERGACINCGECHQGCRTDAKASTANTYLPAAVAAGAEIRSEAMVHGIELDARGHVEAVVYRKDGVDRRQRCRTLVLAGGGVETPRLLLHTGLANDNGQVGRNFLAHGATQVWGRFDEPVRGHRGYPSSLISEDMMRPADADFAGGYLVQSLGVMPLTFATTLTRGGGLWGPELMQRLDQARFMAGIGINAECLPSDDNRLELVDETDEFGIPRARVTFTAGENEKAIDRHATAFMLRVMQAAGARETMVLARSAHTIGTCRMSDDPSDGVVDADGRSHEIPNLWICDNSVFPSAIAANPALTIMALSLRTADRMLASAA; encoded by the coding sequence ATGAACCTCGAGCAGATGCGCACCTTCACCGACGACGAGATCGTCGACGTCGTCGTCATCGGTACGGGCGCCGGTGGCGCGCCCCTGACGGCGGAGTTGGCGGGCAAGGGCCTCAGCGTCGTGGCGCTGGAGGCCGGACGCCACTTCTCGCTCGATGACCTGACCCCCGACGAGACCGAGGCCGTCGAGATCAACTGGATGTCCGAGCGCCTCAGCGGCGGCGACGATCCCACCGCGTTCGGACCCAACAACAGCGGGCGCGGCGTCGGCGGCTCGATGCTGCACTGGGGGGCGTTCACGCCCCGCCCGGACCGCCGTGACCTCAAACTGCGCGCCGAGTCGGGTCAGGGCCGCGACTGGCCCGTCGACCCCGACGAACTGCTGGCCTATGTCGAGCGCGTCGAGGGCGACATCGGCGTCTCCGGCCCGACGCCGTACCCGTGGGACCCCAGCCGCCGGTACGCCTACGCGCCGGCGAAACGCAACGCACCGGCGAACCTCGTGGCGAAGGGCTGCGACGCCCTCGGCATCCGCTGGGCCGACGCGCCGGCGGCCGTCCTCACCCGGGCGCGCCTGCAGGATCACCACGGCGAGCGCGGCGCGTGCATCAACTGCGGCGAGTGCCACCAGGGATGCCGGACGGATGCCAAGGCCTCCACCGCCAACACGTATCTGCCCGCGGCGGTCGCCGCCGGGGCCGAGATCCGCAGCGAGGCGATGGTGCACGGGATCGAGCTCGACGCCCGCGGTCACGTCGAGGCGGTCGTCTACCGCAAGGACGGTGTCGACCGACGCCAGCGCTGCCGGACCCTCGTCCTGGCCGGAGGCGGGGTCGAAACGCCCCGACTGCTGCTGCACACGGGTCTGGCGAACGACAACGGTCAGGTCGGCCGCAACTTCCTCGCGCACGGGGCGACGCAGGTGTGGGGCCGGTTCGACGAGCCGGTGCGCGGGCACCGCGGGTATCCGTCGTCGCTCATCAGCGAAGACATGATGCGTCCCGCCGACGCGGACTTCGCCGGGGGCTACCTCGTGCAGAGCCTCGGCGTCATGCCCCTCACTTTCGCCACCACGCTCACCCGCGGGGGCGGCCTGTGGGGCCCGGAGCTCATGCAGCGTCTCGACCAGGCGCGCTTCATGGCCGGCATCGGCATCAACGCCGAGTGCCTGCCGTCCGACGACAACCGGCTCGAGCTGGTCGACGAGACCGATGAGTTCGGCATCCCTCGCGCTCGGGTGACGTTCACCGCGGGCGAGAACGAGAAGGCGATCGACCGCCACGCCACCGCGTTCATGCTGCGGGTGATGCAGGCTGCGGGGGCGCGCGAGACGATGGTGCTGGCCCGCTCGGCGCACACCATCGGCACGTGCCGCATGTCGGACGATCCCTCCGACGGAGTGGTCGACGCCGACGGTCGCTCGCACGAGATCCCCAACCTCTGGATCTGCGACAACTCGGTGTTCCCGTCGGCGATCGCGGCGAACCCGGCGCTGACGATCATGGCCCTGTCGCTGCGCACCGCCGACCGTATGCTCGCCTCAGCCGCCTAA
- a CDS encoding alpha/beta fold hydrolase: MPSENAVAPGEAPVTLYMLHALGASADSFDRVAAQLSGRVRVEGIDLPGFGSAAAATDSSLDATVAHVVHHLAAHARGRWMLGGHSMGGKIAALVASQVLRGDAPLVGLSGMVLMAPSPPRPEPMDEERRELMLSWVSDGAISQTDAETFLEQNTAEPLDPEARRLALADLGRTSPAAWRAWLETGSRIDATAEVGTLDLPALVLAGTDDADLGAAAQPGLLAAVYPRARFVPLDDTGHMIPLERAPEAADAIARFATDEALLGPVVPAEWATLIAGDRVDARVRGILNRRAVPDDRGYAPEVLDVAQLMLLREIADIVVPQEGPAIDLAARVDAQLARGEGDGWRNADLPPDPEAYRAGLDTLASVWPTDPVAREDVVRAAIEGTTAATGSFDAAQLTAWLEDARNDLVRQWLAHPASMARVGYDGFATGGSPMRGYVELRLGRREDWEPAGVGGSIAAGDAA; encoded by the coding sequence ATGCCCTCCGAGAACGCCGTCGCCCCGGGCGAGGCGCCCGTCACCCTGTACATGCTGCACGCGCTCGGCGCGAGCGCCGACTCCTTTGATCGCGTCGCCGCACAGCTCTCGGGCCGGGTGCGCGTCGAGGGCATCGACCTCCCCGGCTTCGGCTCGGCGGCGGCCGCGACGGACTCCTCCCTCGACGCCACCGTCGCCCACGTCGTCCACCACCTCGCTGCCCACGCGCGCGGCCGGTGGATGCTGGGCGGCCACAGCATGGGCGGCAAGATCGCCGCACTCGTCGCCTCCCAGGTCCTGCGCGGAGACGCCCCCCTGGTCGGCCTGAGCGGCATGGTGCTGATGGCGCCGTCGCCCCCGCGTCCCGAGCCGATGGACGAGGAGCGCCGCGAGCTCATGCTGTCGTGGGTGTCCGACGGGGCGATCTCGCAGACGGATGCCGAGACCTTCCTCGAGCAGAACACCGCCGAGCCGCTCGATCCCGAAGCCCGCCGCCTCGCCCTGGCCGATCTCGGACGCACCTCTCCCGCCGCGTGGCGCGCGTGGCTCGAGACGGGCAGCCGCATCGACGCGACCGCCGAGGTCGGCACCCTCGACCTCCCGGCGCTCGTGCTGGCGGGCACCGACGACGCCGATCTCGGAGCCGCGGCGCAGCCGGGCCTGCTCGCCGCGGTGTACCCGCGCGCGCGGTTCGTCCCCCTCGACGACACGGGGCACATGATCCCCCTGGAGCGCGCACCCGAAGCGGCCGACGCGATCGCACGGTTCGCGACCGACGAGGCGCTGCTCGGCCCCGTCGTCCCCGCAGAGTGGGCGACCCTCATCGCCGGCGACCGCGTGGATGCCCGCGTGCGCGGCATCCTGAACCGTCGCGCGGTTCCCGACGACCGCGGTTACGCCCCCGAAGTGCTCGACGTCGCACAACTCATGCTGCTCCGCGAGATCGCCGACATCGTCGTCCCGCAGGAGGGACCGGCGATCGACCTCGCCGCCCGCGTCGACGCGCAGCTCGCGCGCGGTGAGGGTGACGGGTGGCGAAACGCCGACCTGCCGCCCGACCCCGAGGCGTATCGAGCGGGGCTCGACACCCTGGCATCCGTGTGGCCGACCGACCCCGTCGCGCGCGAGGACGTTGTGCGCGCCGCGATCGAGGGAACGACGGCGGCGACGGGCTCCTTCGACGCCGCTCAGCTGACGGCATGGCTCGAAGACGCCCGCAACGACCTCGTGCGACAGTGGCTGGCCCACCCGGCGAGCATGGCGCGCGTCGGTTACGACGGGTTCGCCACCGGCGGCAGTCCGATGCGCGGCTACGTGGAACTGCGGCTGGGACGCCGAGAAGACTGGGAGCCCGCCGGTGTCGGCGGCTCGATCGCGGCGGGAGACGCAGCATGA
- a CDS encoding SDR family oxidoreductase, which produces MTSARDQFTFDNPVTRYARVEPPVQHQPEPGVQADMTPVPDLGEKTYRGLGRLVGRKALITGGDSGIGGAVAIAFAREGADVAIVHLPAEQRDADHILQQIRDAGRTGVSIAIDISDPSACRELVAQAAEALGGLDILVNNAGKQVMVDKVDDLSDEQFEQTFRTNVFAPFWITKAALAHLPEGGTIINTASLEAYVPAPDRLDYAATKAAINNLSKGLAQQLAPRGIRVNVVAPGPTWSALQVSQGVSDDQMEHFDDESTYQRAGQPAEIAPAFVFLASAESSYVSGETLNVNGGMVTP; this is translated from the coding sequence ATGACTTCCGCTCGCGACCAGTTCACCTTCGACAACCCGGTCACCCGCTACGCCCGCGTCGAGCCGCCCGTTCAGCATCAGCCCGAGCCCGGCGTGCAGGCAGACATGACCCCCGTGCCCGACCTCGGCGAGAAGACCTACCGCGGCCTGGGCCGCCTGGTCGGACGCAAGGCACTCATCACGGGCGGCGATTCCGGCATCGGCGGGGCCGTGGCGATCGCGTTCGCCCGCGAGGGCGCCGATGTCGCGATCGTTCACCTGCCCGCCGAGCAGCGCGACGCCGACCACATCCTGCAGCAGATCCGGGATGCCGGGCGCACGGGCGTCTCGATCGCGATCGACATCTCCGATCCGAGCGCGTGCCGTGAGCTCGTCGCCCAGGCCGCCGAGGCGCTCGGCGGCCTCGACATCCTGGTGAACAACGCGGGCAAGCAGGTGATGGTCGACAAGGTCGACGACCTGTCCGACGAGCAGTTCGAGCAGACGTTCCGCACGAACGTCTTCGCCCCGTTCTGGATCACCAAGGCCGCGCTCGCGCACCTTCCCGAGGGCGGCACGATCATCAACACCGCGTCTCTCGAGGCCTACGTCCCCGCCCCCGACCGCCTCGACTACGCCGCCACCAAGGCGGCGATCAACAACCTGTCGAAGGGCCTCGCCCAGCAGCTCGCCCCCCGCGGCATCCGGGTCAACGTCGTCGCCCCCGGTCCCACGTGGTCGGCGCTGCAGGTGAGCCAGGGCGTCTCCGACGACCAGATGGAGCACTTCGACGACGAGAGCACCTACCAGCGCGCGGGGCAGCCCGCCGAGATCGCCCCGGCGTTCGTGTTCCTGGCATCGGCGGAGTCCAGCTACGTCTCGGGCGAGACGTTGAACGTGAACGGCGGCATGGTCACGCCCTGA
- a CDS encoding glycosyltransferase family 4 protein → MTAPAPRRVLHLVDRVTGGVPVAVRTYVANSPAGVDHVIAAPFSDGAPAAVWEGTTAIHREWDTASVGRAVLGLRHLLRTASFDVVHAHSTFPGAYLRLWGAPRRARVVYTPHCYAFVRTDVAPPVRAAFRAVETLLRGRATIVAACGPGESAEALGLGVAPEHIVTVPNVSSLPDAAAPIAARRTRTAGASLRVGMLGRWAAQKDPDYFRARVQELRAALAEPVEARWIGSADGGAAAAGHDEPRVHVTGWLPATEVGAQLRELDLYLHTAAWEGFPIALLDAHAVGAPILARAIPALPGLAPALTIEQGLGGFVDAVRAGRLGAWSDANHAAWSAYLGDRTARAQRVALERAWFGEVADGGSR, encoded by the coding sequence GTGACCGCCCCCGCGCCCCGCCGTGTCCTGCACCTCGTCGACCGGGTGACGGGAGGTGTCCCCGTCGCGGTGCGGACGTACGTCGCGAACTCCCCGGCCGGCGTCGACCATGTCATCGCCGCGCCGTTCTCGGACGGCGCCCCCGCCGCGGTGTGGGAAGGAACCACCGCGATCCATCGGGAGTGGGACACGGCATCGGTGGGGCGGGCGGTTCTCGGGCTGCGACACCTGCTGCGCACCGCGTCGTTCGACGTGGTGCACGCGCACTCGACCTTTCCGGGTGCGTACCTCCGGCTGTGGGGGGCGCCGCGCCGCGCCCGCGTCGTCTACACCCCTCATTGCTACGCCTTCGTGCGCACCGACGTCGCCCCACCGGTGCGCGCGGCCTTCCGCGCCGTCGAGACGCTACTGCGCGGACGCGCCACCATCGTGGCCGCGTGCGGCCCGGGGGAGAGCGCCGAGGCCCTCGGCCTGGGTGTCGCGCCGGAGCACATCGTCACGGTGCCGAACGTCTCGTCGCTTCCCGACGCCGCCGCGCCGATCGCCGCTCGGCGCACGCGGACGGCGGGAGCGTCGCTGCGCGTGGGCATGCTGGGACGCTGGGCGGCCCAGAAGGACCCCGACTACTTCCGCGCGCGGGTGCAGGAGCTGCGCGCGGCGCTGGCCGAACCGGTGGAGGCCCGATGGATCGGCAGCGCCGACGGGGGCGCCGCCGCCGCGGGGCACGATGAGCCGCGGGTGCACGTGACCGGATGGCTCCCCGCGACCGAGGTCGGTGCGCAGCTGAGAGAGCTCGACCTCTACCTGCACACCGCCGCGTGGGAGGGATTCCCGATCGCGCTGCTCGATGCCCACGCGGTAGGGGCGCCGATCCTCGCGCGCGCCATTCCCGCCTTGCCCGGGCTTGCGCCCGCGTTGACGATCGAGCAGGGTCTCGGCGGCTTCGTGGATGCCGTTCGCGCCGGCCGGCTCGGGGCGTGGAGCGACGCGAATCACGCGGCCTGGAGCGCTTACCTCGGGGACCGCACCGCGCGGGCGCAGCGGGTGGCGCTGGAGCGCGCGTGGTTCGGCGAGGTGGCCGACGGCGGGTCTCGCTGA
- a CDS encoding glycosyltransferase family 1 protein has translation MSASDTPLVVNGRFLTHPTTGVQRFAREIVRELAPLTDLVVVAPPGRLLDADLGVEIRQVGRRGGHLWEQIDLPAHLRRSGTPLLLGLATTGPVRYRPQIVAHHDITYVRHPESFARSFRLLYRALIPPLLRSSARVITVSGFSAREIALHYRVPADKLRVVANAVSSDFPADGPAHDEGSPYLLAVSSPNRHKNFDALLTAFDRADLRQIRRLLIVGNQAKAFHASMSATAGDRVRFLGRVDDDELARLYRGATAFAFPSLYEGFGIPPLEAQRMGTPVLAARAASLPTVLGDSALWVDPSDPDDIRRGIERLDGDPALRAELSRRGRLNESLYSWADSAARVAAIVAEVRAELRP, from the coding sequence ATGTCTGCTTCCGACACCCCGCTCGTCGTCAACGGCCGTTTCCTCACCCACCCCACGACGGGGGTCCAACGATTCGCCCGCGAGATCGTCCGCGAGCTCGCCCCCCTCACCGACCTCGTGGTCGTCGCCCCACCGGGTCGTCTCCTCGACGCCGACCTGGGCGTCGAGATCCGACAGGTCGGACGCCGCGGCGGTCACCTCTGGGAGCAGATCGATCTGCCCGCGCACCTCCGCCGATCGGGCACTCCGCTGCTGCTCGGCCTGGCCACGACCGGACCGGTGCGCTATCGGCCGCAGATCGTCGCGCACCACGACATCACCTACGTGCGTCATCCCGAGAGCTTCGCGCGATCGTTCCGCCTGCTCTACCGCGCCTTGATCCCGCCCCTGCTGCGCTCGAGCGCCCGCGTCATCACCGTGAGCGGGTTCTCGGCGCGCGAGATCGCCCTGCATTACCGAGTGCCGGCCGACAAGCTCCGCGTGGTCGCCAACGCCGTCTCGAGCGACTTCCCCGCCGACGGCCCCGCGCACGACGAGGGGTCCCCGTACCTGCTCGCGGTGTCCTCACCGAACCGTCACAAGAACTTCGACGCGCTGCTCACGGCCTTCGACCGGGCCGACCTGCGGCAGATACGCCGCCTGCTCATCGTCGGCAACCAGGCGAAGGCCTTCCACGCGTCGATGAGCGCCACCGCCGGCGACCGGGTGCGCTTCCTCGGTCGCGTCGACGACGACGAGCTCGCGCGCCTGTACCGCGGCGCGACGGCGTTCGCCTTCCCGTCGCTCTACGAGGGCTTCGGGATCCCCCCGCTCGAGGCGCAGCGCATGGGTACGCCGGTGCTCGCCGCGCGGGCGGCCTCTCTTCCCACCGTGCTCGGCGACTCCGCCCTGTGGGTCGACCCGAGCGACCCCGACGACATCCGCCGGGGGATCGAGCGCCTCGACGGCGACCCCGCGCTGCGGGCCGAGCTCTCCCGTCGCGGTCGCCTGAACGAGAGCCTGTACTCGTGGGCCGACTCCGCCGCGCGCGTGGCCGCGATCGTGGCGGAGGTGCGCGCCGAGCTCCGCCCCTGA